A region from the Cystobacter ferrugineus genome encodes:
- a CDS encoding myxosortase-dependent phytase-like phosphatase → MRSPFLLALAVLLPGMPVLAQQQPQQPVPIRPVQQTQPTRGAGTAIQSAAVWHHPTVPASSLLLVADNQIGLLAYNLDGTERGLLVPGALTGVDVREGFPAGAGTQSLVMLANASVGLLAYVIDPSTFSAQPAGIQDLSTGFSPSAVALYRSPRTQRFYVFAASAGGTLVQFELATSADAGTSTTPVRTLSVGGPVVGLAVDDALGVLYVVQQDSAIWRYGAEPDATNTRISVDTTTTSNTPGGLVRPLGGVALYKASNDRGYLLAISGGENAVRVYDRSLSAHTYRGRFSVVADGGIDAVENSRLVAVTNRGLGPLFTQGLVAVHDGVNLGGNENFKLLKWPAVAEGLNPPLIVDNAPPPTPSDGGTPDAGEDGGSGPLTPGRPPPSDGIGVDPSPDSCGCAAASLPGSVLLGLAGVLLLSRRRPRD, encoded by the coding sequence GTGCGCTCACCCTTCCTGCTGGCCCTGGCTGTGCTCCTGCCGGGCATGCCCGTGCTCGCCCAGCAACAACCGCAACAACCCGTCCCGATCAGGCCCGTGCAGCAGACGCAGCCCACGCGCGGAGCGGGCACGGCGATCCAGAGCGCCGCGGTGTGGCACCATCCGACGGTCCCCGCGTCGAGCCTGTTGCTCGTGGCGGACAACCAGATTGGCTTGTTGGCCTACAACCTCGATGGCACCGAGCGGGGACTGCTCGTTCCGGGCGCCCTGACGGGAGTGGACGTGCGCGAGGGCTTCCCGGCGGGCGCGGGCACCCAGTCGCTGGTGATGCTGGCCAACGCGTCCGTGGGGCTGCTGGCCTATGTCATCGACCCCTCGACCTTCAGCGCCCAACCCGCGGGCATCCAGGACCTCAGCACGGGGTTCTCTCCCTCCGCCGTGGCCCTGTACAGGAGCCCCAGGACGCAGCGCTTCTACGTCTTCGCGGCGAGCGCGGGGGGCACCCTGGTGCAGTTCGAGCTCGCCACCTCGGCGGATGCGGGCACCTCCACCACTCCCGTGCGCACCTTGAGCGTGGGCGGCCCCGTGGTGGGTCTGGCCGTGGATGATGCCCTGGGCGTGCTCTACGTCGTCCAACAGGACAGCGCCATCTGGCGGTATGGCGCCGAGCCCGATGCCACGAACACGCGGATCTCGGTGGATACCACCACCACGTCCAACACACCGGGCGGGCTCGTGCGGCCCCTGGGCGGAGTGGCCCTCTACAAGGCCTCGAACGACCGGGGCTACCTGTTGGCGATCAGCGGAGGAGAAAACGCGGTGCGCGTCTACGACCGCTCCCTCTCCGCCCACACCTACCGGGGCCGCTTCAGCGTGGTCGCGGATGGTGGCATCGACGCGGTGGAGAACTCCCGTCTGGTGGCGGTGACCAACCGCGGCCTGGGGCCGCTCTTCACCCAGGGACTGGTGGCCGTGCACGACGGCGTGAACCTCGGGGGCAACGAGAACTTCAAGCTGCTCAAGTGGCCCGCGGTGGCCGAGGGGCTCAATCCCCCCCTCATCGTGGACAACGCGCCCCCGCCGACTCCCTCGGATGGCGGCACACCCGATGCGGGAGAGGACGGCGGCTCCGGGCCGCTGACTCCCGGCCGTCCTCCCCCCTCGGACGGCATCGGAGTCGACCCGTCGCCCGACTCTTGCGGATGCGCCGCGGCGTCCCTGCCCGGCTCGGTGCTGCTCGGGCTGGCGGGGGTGCTGCTGCTCTCCCGCCGTCGCCCGCGGGACTGA